One genomic region from Anabaena sp. PCC 7108 encodes:
- a CDS encoding DHA2 family efflux MFS transporter permease subunit yields MSTNRNSSSRLKQSPYDAAGYVQGSLKWAIALTASLGAILEVIDTSIVNVALVDIQTTLGATITEIGWVVTGYAIANVVLIPLSAWLGDFFGKKTYFVFSMIGFTVASVLCGLSINLPMLVAARILQGLCGGGLLAKAQAILFETFPPSEQGVAQSVFGVGVIAGPAIGPTLGGYLTDTLGWRWIFFINLPIGIVAVIMALVFLRPDSKKLSQSQQKVDWAGIALLCIAVGSLQAFLEEGEKEGWFESGLITTLAISGFFGLILFIWRELSTKAPAVDLRVLRHKSLAAGSLYSGILGMGLYGALFAVPLFAQGVLHFSATQTGWLLAPGALASAIMMILLGKISSKVDARILIGLGAVGTATVMFDLAKITPQTGTQDLFWPLIWRGATTVLMFLPLSLASLGSLPKEEVSAGSGFYNLSRQLGGSIGIAILTTLLSQRQSFHRAILLAKLTPYDLQTSQRLNDLTGLFQNGGSDATTAHQQAISSLSQLVNTQAAILSYADVFRFVGIVFLGSLPLLIFLGKGRVGVKAPSVH; encoded by the coding sequence ATGTCTACAAACCGTAATTCCTCATCACGATTAAAACAATCTCCCTACGATGCCGCCGGGTATGTGCAGGGATCACTCAAATGGGCGATCGCTCTGACGGCATCTTTAGGGGCGATTTTAGAGGTAATTGATACTAGCATTGTTAACGTTGCCTTGGTAGATATACAGACAACACTAGGCGCAACTATCACAGAAATTGGTTGGGTCGTGACTGGTTATGCGATCGCTAACGTGGTATTGATTCCTCTCTCCGCTTGGTTGGGTGACTTCTTCGGCAAGAAAACCTACTTTGTTTTTTCCATGATTGGTTTCACGGTGGCCTCGGTATTGTGTGGTCTATCCATCAACTTGCCGATGCTGGTGGCTGCCCGCATTCTTCAGGGCTTGTGTGGCGGTGGACTGTTGGCAAAAGCCCAAGCGATTCTGTTTGAAACCTTTCCGCCATCGGAACAGGGTGTAGCGCAATCGGTGTTTGGAGTTGGGGTGATTGCCGGGCCTGCCATCGGTCCAACCCTGGGCGGCTATTTAACTGATACATTAGGGTGGCGGTGGATTTTCTTTATTAATTTGCCCATTGGGATTGTAGCTGTGATTATGGCACTTGTGTTCCTCAGACCGGACTCCAAGAAACTCTCCCAAAGCCAGCAGAAAGTTGACTGGGCAGGGATTGCGCTGTTGTGTATTGCGGTAGGTAGTTTACAGGCATTTTTAGAGGAAGGGGAAAAGGAAGGCTGGTTTGAATCAGGTTTGATCACGACTCTGGCAATATCGGGTTTCTTTGGGCTAATTCTGTTTATTTGGCGAGAATTGAGTACGAAAGCGCCAGCGGTTGACCTGCGGGTACTCCGCCATAAATCTTTAGCAGCCGGCAGCCTGTACTCTGGAATTCTGGGAATGGGACTATACGGAGCTTTATTCGCTGTACCCTTGTTTGCTCAAGGAGTGCTACACTTTTCAGCAACACAAACGGGATGGTTACTTGCTCCGGGTGCTTTAGCGTCAGCCATCATGATGATTCTACTGGGTAAAATCTCCAGTAAGGTAGATGCTCGGATCTTAATTGGTTTAGGCGCGGTGGGAACTGCTACTGTGATGTTTGATCTGGCGAAGATCACTCCCCAAACTGGGACACAGGATTTATTTTGGCCTCTGATTTGGCGTGGGGCTACGACAGTTTTGATGTTCTTACCCCTGAGTTTAGCCTCTCTGGGTTCTCTTCCCAAAGAAGAGGTATCGGCAGGATCTGGCTTTTATAACCTGAGTCGTCAATTGGGCGGAAGTATCGGGATTGCGATTTTGACTACACTATTGAGTCAACGGCAGTCTTTTCACCGTGCAATTTTGTTAGCAAAACTGACACCTTATGACCTACAAACGAGTCAAAGACTGAATGACTTGACAGGACTGTTCCAGAATGGGGGTTCTGATGCTACAACTGCCCACCAACAAGCAATATCTTCACTTTCTCAATTGGTTAATACCCAAGCTGCGATTCTATCTTATGCAGACGTTTTCCGCTTTGTGGGGATTGTTTTTCTTGGTTCACTACCTTTATTGATTTTTCTGGGTAAGGGAAGAGTTGGAGTTAAAGCACCGTCTGTTCACTAA
- a CDS encoding DUF3318 domain-containing protein, producing the protein MTSYATSSAKAEMSELRRLKSLLPPELQSWVTVEGTTEVNPPLVRCEEIGKDQVEIQIDLVKWDALAMDQRNLLFWHEVARVQNDTIPKDGWEMAALAIGLGGAVGELWVQDGLLLVLALALCGVSGWRLYQKNNGDKQLKEILDADEKAIALATRFGYSLPNAYKSLGSALKTLVENTPSKRQRSRYEARLSALKRSANKAKTKSRSTDETGI; encoded by the coding sequence ATGACATCCTATGCAACCTCCTCAGCCAAAGCGGAAATGAGTGAACTCCGTCGGTTGAAAAGCTTACTACCACCAGAATTACAAAGTTGGGTCACGGTTGAAGGCACAACTGAGGTTAATCCACCCCTGGTCCGCTGCGAAGAAATTGGTAAAGACCAAGTAGAAATTCAAATCGACTTGGTGAAATGGGATGCTTTAGCAATGGATCAGCGTAATCTCCTGTTCTGGCACGAAGTGGCTCGCGTTCAAAATGATACAATTCCCAAAGATGGTTGGGAAATGGCAGCACTGGCGATTGGATTAGGTGGTGCTGTGGGTGAATTATGGGTACAAGATGGATTGCTGCTGGTGTTAGCTTTGGCGCTGTGTGGCGTTTCTGGTTGGCGACTCTATCAAAAAAATAACGGAGACAAGCAACTCAAAGAAATACTCGATGCAGACGAAAAAGCGATCGCACTAGCAACTCGTTTTGGTTACAGTCTCCCCAACGCCTACAAGAGTTTAGGTAGTGCTTTGAAAACCTTAGTTGAAAACACTCCTAGCAAGCGTCAGCGTTCTCGATATGAAGCCAGATTATCTGCCCTTAAACGCAGCGCCAACAAAGCCAAAACCAAATCTAGATCCACAGATGAGACTGGTATCTAG
- a CDS encoding HlyD family secretion protein, whose translation MKRPPIQNHITKPDAIDIHALHKIKLEESEFQNQQNEQQRGYANESQNGQRNHHSSNGNTAKTSQLTLGELEQDNHHHKDSSHSQATTDEIVKDEVKEERGKQQTVRKKYGRGLLLVIGVIALAVGANFGVRWWQFQNTHVSTENAQIKGHLSPLSAKIPATVQQILVKDGDYVKAGQSLLILEDQDLNLKVQQAEAAMAEAQAQLKEAKDTVSITSQTNPTQVQQAQSNLAAKASAVSAAQANINQALAKVETNQAGVTQAQTAVNRTQADFHRYEQLYREGAISAQQLDTARAAYENAQAELTAAKKTVTQSQAEVKNAQAQQQSARAEVATAQGQVAEKSVFGQTVTVQKDQQEQALAQLKQAQATLELARQQLNYTVMKAPISGYVGQLTAQVGQKVLTGQPLLSVVSLQTNAVYVDANFKETALGKLQIGEKAEVEVDAYPGETFHATIAGISPATGASFALIPPDNATGNYNKVVQWVPIRLVFDPSTDPQHKLRPGLSVKVTVNITTSDQVASTPR comes from the coding sequence ATGAAGCGACCCCCAATTCAAAACCATATCACCAAACCTGATGCGATTGATATTCATGCTCTCCACAAAATAAAACTGGAAGAATCAGAGTTTCAAAACCAGCAGAATGAGCAACAAAGAGGTTATGCAAATGAAAGTCAGAACGGACAACGGAATCACCATTCATCCAATGGTAACACCGCGAAAACATCCCAATTAACTTTGGGCGAATTAGAACAGGATAATCATCACCATAAAGATTCATCCCATAGTCAGGCAACAACTGATGAAATAGTCAAGGATGAAGTGAAGGAAGAACGGGGAAAACAGCAGACAGTCCGTAAAAAATACGGTCGAGGACTGTTGCTGGTGATTGGTGTAATTGCCCTTGCAGTTGGAGCAAATTTCGGGGTGCGGTGGTGGCAATTTCAAAATACCCATGTTTCCACCGAAAATGCTCAGATTAAAGGACACCTGTCTCCTCTTTCTGCCAAAATTCCAGCTACAGTACAGCAGATATTGGTCAAAGATGGCGATTACGTAAAAGCGGGTCAATCCTTGTTGATTCTGGAAGATCAAGATTTGAACCTGAAAGTGCAACAAGCAGAAGCAGCAATGGCTGAGGCTCAAGCCCAATTAAAAGAGGCTAAAGATACCGTAAGTATCACCAGCCAAACCAATCCTACCCAGGTGCAACAGGCTCAGTCAAATTTAGCCGCGAAAGCCTCGGCGGTGAGTGCAGCCCAAGCAAATATCAATCAAGCCTTAGCAAAGGTTGAAACCAACCAGGCAGGTGTTACTCAGGCACAAACAGCCGTGAACAGAACACAGGCTGATTTTCATCGCTATGAACAACTATATCGAGAAGGGGCAATTTCGGCGCAACAATTAGATACCGCTCGCGCAGCCTATGAGAATGCTCAAGCTGAATTGACAGCAGCAAAAAAGACGGTTACTCAATCTCAGGCAGAAGTGAAAAATGCTCAAGCTCAACAGCAAAGCGCACGAGCAGAAGTGGCAACGGCTCAAGGGCAAGTGGCTGAAAAGTCTGTATTTGGGCAGACTGTAACCGTACAGAAGGATCAGCAGGAGCAAGCTCTGGCGCAACTTAAACAGGCTCAAGCCACACTAGAACTGGCTCGGCAGCAGTTGAACTATACGGTGATGAAAGCACCTATTAGCGGATATGTGGGACAACTCACTGCTCAGGTAGGACAAAAAGTGCTAACTGGACAGCCTTTGTTATCAGTGGTATCACTGCAAACTAATGCTGTCTATGTGGATGCCAACTTTAAAGAGACAGCCTTGGGCAAGTTGCAAATTGGTGAGAAAGCCGAGGTGGAAGTTGATGCTTATCCGGGTGAAACCTTCCACGCCACCATCGCAGGTATCAGTCCGGCAACGGGAGCTAGTTTTGCCTTGATTCCACCTGATAACGCCACTGGCAACTACAACAAGGTTGTGCAATGGGTTCCTATTCGACTGGTATTTGATCCCAGCACCGACCCGCAACACAAGCTCAGACCGGGATTAAGCGTTAAGGTCACGGTGAATATAACCACCAGTGATCAAGTGGCATCAACGCCCAGATAA
- a CDS encoding TetR/AcrR family transcriptional regulator — protein MSRTSRGTAATRDRLLKAAIEVFSTEGYVGATTREIARLADVSEVTLFRHFQSKEQLLRAVAQHITALLTEVLTHQAEWTHDLYRDLLHYAQLYDEMLEENQSLFRMFIGEAQRHPTEAVEVLQQSFLPLREKLIAYLDTCIEKGSVRPDVDLPLAVDQFTGILLSGMIRRYVSLVERGYSREQYIESCVDLFVRGIGTTLSIPSRTLSSM, from the coding sequence ATGAGTCGAACGAGTCGAGGAACAGCCGCAACGCGAGATCGCCTATTGAAAGCCGCTATTGAAGTATTTTCTACGGAAGGCTACGTTGGGGCAACAACCCGTGAGATTGCTCGTCTGGCGGATGTCAGTGAAGTTACCTTATTCCGGCATTTTCAAAGCAAAGAGCAACTTTTAAGAGCAGTGGCTCAACACATTACAGCATTACTGACTGAGGTGCTTACCCACCAAGCGGAGTGGACTCATGACCTCTACAGGGATCTGCTGCATTATGCACAGCTTTACGATGAGATGCTGGAGGAGAATCAATCCCTCTTTCGGATGTTTATTGGGGAAGCTCAGAGGCATCCCACAGAAGCTGTTGAGGTTCTACAGCAATCATTTCTACCATTGCGTGAAAAGCTAATTGCCTATCTAGACACCTGTATTGAAAAAGGCAGCGTCCGTCCAGATGTTGATCTGCCTCTAGCCGTAGATCAGTTCACTGGCATACTTCTATCGGGAATGATTCGCCGCTATGTTTCCCTTGTTGAACGGGGTTATAGCCGAGAGCAATACATCGAAAGCTGTGTGGACTTATTTGTGCGAGGAATTGGGACAACATTGTCTATTCCTAGCCGCACTTTGTCTTCAATGTAA